The Vigna unguiculata cultivar IT97K-499-35 chromosome 6, ASM411807v1, whole genome shotgun sequence genome contains a region encoding:
- the LOC114187624 gene encoding benzyl alcohol O-benzoyltransferase-like produces MASSSSSSSSLNFTVRRCEPELVPPAIPTPHEVKLLSDIDDQDGLRFHVPMVQIYRKKESMAEKDPVQVIRQALSQTLVFYYPFAGRLREGPHRKLMVDCTGEGVMFIEADADVTLDQFGDSLQPPFPCYQELQYEVPGSQEITNTPLLLVQVTRLKCGGFFLAIRLNHTMCDGPGYQQFLSAWAEMARGATKPSIAPVWRRELLMARDPPRITCNHREYEQVPDTVKGTVTPNQDDMVQRSFFFGPLDIAALRRLIPQHLRHCTTFDLITACLWRCRTKALQIEADEDVRMMCVVNARGQFNSPLPVGYYGNGFAYPAAVTTAGKLCGKPFGYAVELINKVKGEMTEEYLQSVADLMVMKGRCLFTTVRSCIVSHLARFNIREVDFGWGEGVYAGVAQAGGGSFPGISFFCSAKNGKGEEGIVFPICLPAAAMERFSQEFNHMLRNKNQPQTTSATLIMSNL; encoded by the exons ATGGcctcatcatcatcttcttcctcttctctaAACTTTACAGTGCGAAGGTGCGAACCAGAGCTGGTGCCTCCTGCTATCCCCACTCCTCATGAAGTTAAACTACTTTCAGACATTGATGATCAAGATGGTCTGCGTTTCCACGTTCCAATGGTACAAATTTAtcgaaaaaaagaatcaatggCAGAGAAAGACCCAGTTCAAGTGATTCGACAAGCACTGTCACAAACACTTGTCTTCTATTACCCATTTGCGGGTAGGCTCAGAGAGGGGCCTCACCGCAAATTGATGGTGGATTGCACCGGAGAAGGTGTCATGTTCATCGAGGCTGATGCTGACGTCACACTCGATCAGTTCGGCGATTCTCTTCAGCCTCCATTCCCATGCTACCAAGAACTGCAATACGAAGTTCCTGGCTCACAAGAAATTACCAACACTCCCCTTCTACTTGTACAG GTGACTCGACTCAAGTGTGGTGGTTTCTTCTTAGCCATCCGCCTTAACCACACGATGTGTGACGGACCCGGTTACCAACAATTCTTGAGCGCTTGGGCCGAAATGGCTAGAGGTGCAACCAAACCTTCCATTGCACCAGTGTGGCGTAGGGAGCTCCTAATGGCAAGAGACCCACCTCGCATCACATGCAACCATCGCGAATACGAACAAGTTCCAGACACAGTCAAAGGAACCGTCACACCAAACCAAGATGACATGGTTCAGCGGTCGTTCTTCTTTGGACCCCTCGACATAGCTGCACTTCGGCGCTTGATTCCCCAACACCTTCGGCACTGCACCACATTCGATCTCATCACAGCATGTTTGTGGCGCTGTCGCACAAAAGCGCTGCAGATAGAGGCAGACGAGGATGTCCGCATGATGTGCGTAGTCAACGCACGTGGTCAGTTCAATTCCCCACTACCCGTGGGTTACTACGGCAACGGTTTTGCATATCCGGCGGCGGTAACCACCGCAGGGAAGCTTTGCGGAAAGCCGTTTGGGTATGCGGTGGAGCTGATAAATAAAGTGAAAGGTGAGATGACAGAAGAGTACCTGCAATCTGTTGCAGACCTGATGGTGATGAAGGGACGATGCTTATTCACCACTGTGAGGTCTTGTATTGTGTCACATTTGGCACGTTTTAACATTAGAGAAGTGGATTTTGGGTGGGGTGAGGGTGTGTATGCTGGAGTCGCCCAAGCTGGGGGTGGGAGCTTTCCAGGCATTTCGTTTTTCTGTTCTGCTAAGAATGGAAAAGGAGAAGAAGGTATAGTATTTCCGATTTGTTTACCTGCTGCAGCTATGGAGAGGTTTTCCCAAGAGTTTAACCACATGCTACGCAACAAAAACCAACCTCAAACCACTTCTGCTACTTTAATAATGTCTAACCTGTAA
- the LOC114187370 gene encoding benzyl alcohol O-benzoyltransferase-like: MASSSPSPPFTMHKCKPELVAPSIPTPDETKLLSEIDDQNYLRFHYSIIQIYQNESSMANKDPVRVIRQALAQALVFYYPFAGRLREGRAHKLMVDCTGEGVMFVEADADVTLDQFGDNLQPPFIHSKSFMCDVAESEDIKNLPLLLIQVTRLKCGGFVVSTGWNHVMADGAGLSQFMQAWAEMARGIKTPSISPLWRRELLMARDPPRITCNHREYDQIQDNLSSSDLDLVHRSFFFGPTQMAALRGSLPRELRQCTAFDLITACFWRCRTRALQIDPNEDVRMMCIVNARNRFRPPLPVGYYGNAFAYPAAMATAGKLCANPYAYAVELIHNVKGAVTEEYMHSVADLMVLKGRCMPTTVRSCLVSDLTRARFRDVDFGWGKALSGAPAKGSTGPFYGGTHIVSYKNSNGVDGLVLPVWMPAKAMPMFVKEMEDLMSGNQKQLNHPTKTAAFIRSTM; encoded by the exons ATGgcttcatcatctccctctccacCGTTTACGATGCATAAGTGCAAACCTGAGCTTGTGGCTCCTTCAATACCCACTCCCGACGAAACTAAACTACTATCTGAAATAGATGATCAAAACTACCTCCGTTTCCATTATTCAATCATACAAATCTATCAAAATGAATCATCAATGGCGAATAAAGACCCGGTAAGAGTGATTCGGCAGGCACTGGCACAAGCACTTGTTTTCTATTACCCATTTGCGGGTAGGCTCAGGGAGGGTCGTGCCCACAAATTAATGGTGGATTGCACCGGAGAAGGTGTCATGTTCGTTGAGGCTGATGCTGACGTAACACTCGATCAGTTTGGTGATAATCTTCAACCTCCATTCATACACTCTAAGTCATTTATGTGTGATGTTGCAGAATCCGAAGATATTAAAAATCTGCCTCTTCTACTCATCCAG GTGACAAGACTCAAGTGTGGTGGTTTCGTGGTGTCGACAGGGTGGAACCACGTGATGGCAGACGGAGCTGGTTTGTCACAGTTCATGCAAGCATGGGCTGAAATGGCACGAGGTATAAAGACTCCTTCGATCTCACCTCTCTGGAGAAGGGAGCTCCTAATGGCAAGAGATCCACCTCGCATTACATGCAACCATCGTGAATACGACCAAATCCAAGACAACCTCAGTTCCTCCGACCTCGACCTGGTTCATCGATCATTCTTCTTCGGACCTACTCAGATGGCTGCCCTTCGTGGCTCGCTTCCCCGTGAGCTTCGACAGTGCACCGCATTCGATCTCATCACGGCGTGCTTCTGGCGTTGCCGCACAAGAGCACTGCAAATAGACCCAAACGAGGATGTTCGCATGATGTGCATCGTGAACGCGCGTAACAGGTTCCGTCCTCCGTTACCTGTTGGTTACTACGGCAACGCTTTTGCATACCCCGCCGCAATGGCCACCGCCGGGAAGCTCTGCGCAAATCCATACGCGTATGCGGTGGAGTTGATTCACAATGTGAAGGGTGCGGTGACGGAGGAGTATATGCATTCGGTGGCGGATCTGATGGTGCTTAAGGGACGGTGCATGCCCACAACGGTAAGGTCTTGTTTGGTGTCGGATCTGACTCGTGCTAGGTTCAGGGACGTGGATTTTGGGTGGGGCAAGGCTTTGTCTGGTGCACCAGCCAAAGGTAGCACTGGACCCTTTTACGGAGGAACACACATTGTGTCGTATAAGAATTCGAACGGAGTAGATGGGTTGGTGTTACCGGTTTGGATGCCCGCAAAAGCCATGCCCATGTTTGTGAAAGAGATGGAAGATCTGATGAGTGGCAACCAAAAACAGCTGAACCACCCTACAAAAACTGCTGCTTTTATCAGGTCTACCATGTAG
- the LOC114187673 gene encoding benzyl alcohol O-benzoyltransferase-like yields MASSSSSSLQFTVRRCEPQLVPPAIPTPHEIKLLSDIDDQEGLRFHVPFIQIYPKQTSMAEKDPVQVIRQALSQTLVFYYPFAGRLREGPRRKLMVDCTGEGVMFIEADADVTLDQFGDSLHPPFPCFHELLYHVPGSHQSTNTPLLLVQVTRLKCGGFILAFSFNHTICDGAGLSQFMSTWAAMARGATKPSIPPVWRRELLMARDPPRITCNHREYEHVPDTVKGTVSSNDHDMVLRSFFFGPSQIAAIRGLVPPHLQHSSTFDLITACFWRCRTKALEIEAEEEVRMMVIVNARAKFNPPLPVGYYGNAIAYPAAVTTAGKLCENPFGYAVELIKKVKGEVTEEYVHSVADLMVIKDRCTFTTVRSCIISDLRRLKLREADFGWGEGVYGGVAEGGAGRFLGATYQVLHKNRNGEEGIILPIWLPAEAMNRFAKELDHMFWNQNQTKIWSPSLIKSTL; encoded by the exons ATGgcctcatcttcttcttcttctctacAGTTCACCGTGCGAAGATGCGAACCCCAGCTGGTCCCTCCAGCTATCCCCACTCCTCATGAAATTAAGCTACTTTCCGACATCGATGATCAAGAAGGCCTTCGTTTTCACGTTCCATTCATACAAATTTATCCAAAGCAAACATCAATGGCAGAGAAAGACCCAGTTCAAGTCATTCGCCAAGCACTGTCACAAACACTTGTCTTCTATTACCCATTTGCCGGTAGGCTTAGGGAGGGTCCTCGCCGTAAATTGATGGTGGATTGCACCGGAGAAGGTGTCATGTTCATCGAGGCTGATGCTGACGTCACACTCGATCAGTTCGGTGATTCTCTCCACCCTCCATTCCCATGCTTCCATGAACTGCTATACCATGTTCCTGGTTCACACCAAAGTACAAACACTCCCCTTCTACTTGTACAG GTGACACGGCTAAAGTGCGGTGGTTTCATCTTGGCCTTCTCCTTCAACCACACCATCTGTGATGGAGCTGGTCTTTCACAATTCATGAGCACGTGGGCTGCAATGGCACGTGGTGCAACCAAACCTTCCATTCCACCGGTTTGGCGTAGGGAGCTTCTAATGGCAAGAGACCCACCTCGCATCACATGCAACCATCGCGAATACGAACATGTCCCAGACACAGTCAAAGGAACCGTCTCATCAAACGACCATGACATGGTTCTTCGGTCGTTCTTCTTTGGACCTTCCCAAATAGCCGCTATTCGTGGCTTGGTTCCACCCCACCTTCAGCACAGTTCCACGTTTGATCTCATCACAGCATGCTTCTGGCGCTGTCGTACAAAAGCGTTGGAGATAGAGGCAGAAGAGGAGGTTCGCATGATGGTGATAGTGAACGCACGTGCAAAGTTCAATCCTCCTTTACCTGTTGGTTACTACGGCAATGCTATTGCATACCCTGCAGCAGTCACAACTGCAGGGAAGCTTTGTGAGAATCCGTTTGGGTACGCAGTGGAGTTGATAAAGAAAGTGAAAGGTGAGGTGACAGAGGAGTACGTGCATTCGGTGGCAGATTTGATGGTGATTAAGGATCGGTGCACGTTTACAACTGTGAGGTCTTGTATTATTTCGGATTTGAGACGTTTGAAGCTTAGAGAAGCGGATTTTGGGTGGGGTGAGGGTGTTTATGGTGGAGTGGCTGAAGGTGGAGCTGGGAGGTTTCTTGGAGCAACCTATCAGGTTTTGCATAAAAATAGAAATGGAGAAGAAGGCATCATCTTACCAATCTGGTTGCCTGCTGAAGCTATGAATAGGTTTGCAAAAGAGTTGGATCACATGTTTTGGAACCAAAACCAAACTAAAATATGGAGTCCTAGTTTAATCAAGTCTACCTTATAG